One part of the Tachysurus vachellii isolate PV-2020 chromosome 6, HZAU_Pvac_v1, whole genome shotgun sequence genome encodes these proteins:
- the pwwp2b gene encoding PWWP domain-containing protein 2B, with the protein MEAAAEELRAGSRIPVTIEQIVNDTLVVTLTYRDRNYTGILLDCNKKTGLFCLPDVVEKSEEPLISKQESEMMNEEPCSKPAIQSAQRPKDENTEPEKPPAIPLPIPVQPGQPTYPPYFEGAPFPQPMWVRHTYSQWVPQPPPRPIKRKKRRSREPGRMTMSTIRLRPRQVLCEKCKNTVTSDEDSKDGSTVSRPSRKENAPQGEELAKEAPPKGLRKEDGDASKETKRRDEAQCFESKRCRKERKEDEKFPGVDVVPHSPVIKISYSTPQGKGEVMKIPSRVHGSVKPFCPKQLMQNGLGEHDNSREPRKETRSAIESIRTGLTVSIPKLKLPKLTDQDIPSPKIRLKSRGDGVERVSMYEAELVGEARRRSPRIPGSGLARPDDSGDKNALELWSGEETERHGDLTLLINFGKRKADSSSLSVCSSDSLDESKSFSSDGTSPELCELAPGEHVIGVSSSVSTTSSASRAEGRTVPPLTVRLHTRSMSKCITEEGHAVTIGDVVWGKIHGFPWWPARILSISGTRREGDEADAPWPEAKVAWFGSPTTSQLSVAKLSPFREFFRLRFNRKKKGMYRRAIIEAAKAVGHMSSEITSLLSHCET; encoded by the exons ATGGAGGCCGCGGCCGAGGAGCTGCGGGCCGGCTCCCGGATTCCGGTCACTATCGAACAGATAGTGAATGACACACTGGTGGTGACGCTCACTTACCGAGATAGGAACTACACCGGGATTTTGCTCGATTGCAACAAAAA GACTGGGTTGTTCTGCTTGCCAGATGTTGTAGAAAAGTCAGAAGAGCCTCTTATATCCAAACAAGAATCTGAGATGATGAATGAGGAACCGTGCTCCAAACCAGCCATTCAGTCAGCCCAGCGACCAAAGGATGAGAACACAGAGCCCGAAAAGCCACCTGCCATCCCCTTACCCATCCCAGTACAGCCAGGCCAGCCTACCTACCCTCCCTACTTTGAGGGTGCTCCTTTTCCTCAGCCCATGTGGGTACGGCACACATACAGTCAGTGGGTTCCTCAACCTCCACCTCGACCaatcaaaagaaagaagagacgGTCTCGAGAGCCTGGCCGCATGACCATGAGCACCATTAGACTTCGACCTAGACAGGTGCTATGTGAGAAATGCAAGAACACGGTCACCAGTGACGAGGACAGTAAAGATGGGTCAACTGTGTCCAGGCCTTCCAGGAAGGAGAATGCACCACAAGGGGAGGAACTTGCTAAGGAGGCCCCACCTAAAGGACTCAGGAAGGAGGATGGAGATGCCTCAAAGGAAACCAAGCGGCGAGATGAGGCGCAATGCTTTGAAAGCAAGCGTTGtcgaaaagagagaaaggaagatgAGAAGTTCCCAGGAGTTGATGTAGTGCCTCACAGCCCAGTGATAAAGATCTCATATAGCACTCCACAAGGAAAAGGGGAGGTAATGAAAATCCCATCCAGAGTTCATGGTTCTGTGAAGCCTTTCTGCCCCAAGCAGCTGATGCAGAATGGGCTTGGGGAGCATGACAACAGTCGCGAGCCCAGAAAAGAGACGCGATCTGCTATTGAGTCTATACGGACTGGCCTTACTGTGTCTATCCCCAAGCTCAAACTCCCAAAGCTGACTGATCAGGACATCCCTTCGCCCAAAATCCGCTTAAAGTCTCGTGGGGACGGTGTGGAGCGTGTATCTATGTATGAGGCAGAACTTGTAGGAGAAGCAAGGCGCAGAAGTCCCAGGATTCCTGGTTCGGGGCTGGCTCGACCTGACGATTCTGGGGACAAAAATGCCCTGGAACTGTGGTCAGGTGAAGAAACTGAGCGGCACGGTGATCTTACACTCCTAATCAACTTTGGAAAGCGCAAGGCAGATTCGTCCAGTCtttcagtgtgtagcagtgacaGTCTGGACGAGTCCAAGTCGTTTAGTTCAGATGGGACGTCACCAGAGTTGTGCGAACTGGCACCTGGCGAGCATGTTATAGGTGTATCATCCTCTGTGTCGACGACATCATCAGCATCACGGGCCGAGGGTAGGACGGTGCCACCACTGACTGTGAGGTTACATACGCGTAGCATGAGCAAGTGCATAACGGAGGAGGGCCACGCTGTAACCATTGGTGATGTGGTTTGGGGTAAGATACATGGCTTCCCCTGGTGGCCAGCCAGAATTTTGAGCATTAGTGGCACACGGCGAGAGGGGGATGAGGCAGATGCACCATGGCCTGAAGCCAAAGTGGCCTGGTTTGGGTCCCCCACCACCTCACAGCTTTCCGTGGCTAAACTTTCACCCTTTCGTGAGTTCTTTCGGCTGCGCTTCAACCGCAAGAAAAAGGGCATGTACCGGCGAGCCATCATTGAGGCGGCAAAAGCAGTGGGTCACATGAGCTCTGAAATCACCTCGCTACTGTCACACTGCGAGACATAG
- the LOC132847453 gene encoding leucine-rich repeat-containing protein 27-like yields MESDLGDLHLSLDCCENALKSPSRDSARRGDDSSEQQMNHDSFDIFYLSRQKLKVIPDYVRKYTPLKNLYLEGNELSSLPDNLFINLPQLLWLDLRNNQLTCLPADIGQHRCLKTLLLEGNQITELPVELGNTITLRALSLRNCPISFPPQEVLQQGLAHILQFLRRTAVAQRPLSLHSTHTDMPAVEKLPLTEILQSSLNLSEVDDNEVHRFKELRQQMIQMDRADLGHITPDISPQQHLRAAEGDRSHQSHPSSINRDQELTTGRFPELPPLNVQNWKRSEDRVAAARELKEKQASLEQKRKNEELLQHWRNQAKIMQERKILEHKNQNERHWKDGRLKNAADTSSNPNNIGKALNNDPHSEAHTTQQTRKETEAAREARDRELEQRIRTHVQMMQQRRRRPRGSPAEEVKAAAQEMEEVKHLQMELAERRRAKDSEYRLSAFTGEISYDK; encoded by the exons ATGGAATCGGACCTGGGTGATCTCCACTTGAGTCTTGACTGCTGTGAGAATGCGCTAAAATCCCCAAGCCGAGATTCTGCACGTCGAGGTGATGATTCGTCAGAGCAGCAAATGAATCATGACTCATTCGACATCTTTTATCTAAGCAGACAGAAGCTGAAGGTCATTCCAGACTATGTGCGCAAGTACACTCCACTCAAg AATTTATATCTTGAAGGAAATGAGTTATCCAGTCTCCCAGACAATCTGTTCATCAATCTGCCACAATTGCTTTGGCTGGACCTGAGAAATAACCAGCTCACTTGTCTTCCTGCTGATATTGGTCAGCACAG ATGCTTGAAAACTTTGCTGCTGGAGGGGAACCAGATTACAGAACTTCCTGTAGAGTTAG GTAATACGATCACACTACGAGCTCTGAGCCTGAGGAACTGTCCCATCTCATTCCCACCCCAGGAAGTGCTGCAGCAGGGTCTCGCACACATCCTGCAGTTCCTGCGTCGCACAGCCGTGGCTCAGCGGCCCCTCAGCTTGCACAGCACGCACACGG ACATGCCGGCTGTGGAGAAGCTGCCGCTGACCGAGATTCTCCAGTCTAGCCTGAATCTGTCTGAGGTGGATGACAATGAGGTACACCGCTTTAAGGAGCTTAGGCAGCAAATGATCCAGATGGACAGAGCAGATCTTGGGCACATCACACCAGACATATCACCGCAGCAACACCTACGAGCAGCAGAGGGAGACAGATCTCACCAATCTCATCCTTCATCCATCAATag AGATCAAGAGTTAACGACAGGAAGGTTCCCAGAGCTTCCTCCACTTAATGTGCAGAACTGGAAGAGATCAGAGGACAGAGTGGCTGCAGCGAGGGagttgaaggaaaaacaagctTCACTAGAACAGAAAAGGAA aAACGAGGAGCTGTTGCAGCACTGGAGAAACCAGGCCAAGATCATGCAGGAAAGGAAAATACTGGAACACAAGAACCAGAATGAGAGACATTGGAAAGATGGG CGTCTGAAGAATGCTGCTGATACGTCCAGTAATCCGAACAACATTGGCAAAGCTCTGAATAATGACCCACACAGTGAAGCCCATACCACTCAACAAACACGCAAGGAAACAGAGGCGGCCAG GGAGGCAAGGGACCGGGAGCTTGAGCAACGCATCAGGACTCATGTTCAGATGATGCAGCAGAGGCGCAGACGACCCAGAGGCTCACCTGCGGAAGAGGTGAAGGCAGCAGCTCAAGAGATGGAAGAG GTAAAACATCTGCAGATGGAACTTGCAGAAAGGAGACGAGCGAAAGATTCGGAGTATCGCTTGAGTGCCTTCACTGGAGAGATTTCTTATGATAAATAA